The Brachypodium distachyon strain Bd21 chromosome 4, Brachypodium_distachyon_v3.0, whole genome shotgun sequence nucleotide sequence CTCTCTTGAGCTTCCAAACAGGTATAGAAATGATTTCTCAGTAGGGGCAGCTTATGAGCCTACAACTTATCAGGAGGCAGTTGCGTTGCCTGAGTGGCAAAAAGCTATGTCTGAGGAGCTTGCTGCCCTAGAAGGTACCAGTACTTGGGATTTGGTTCCACTACCATCTCGATCAGCCCCTATTACTTGCAAATGGGTGTACAAGGTAAAAACTAAGTCAGATGGCTTTGTGGGACGCCATAAAGCTCAGCTTGTTGCAAGAGGATTTCAACAGACTCATGGGAGAGATTATGACGAGACTTTTGCTCCTGTTGCTCACATGACATCTGTTCGCACTCTAattgctgttgctgctcctCGGTCATGGAAAATTTCCCAAATGGATGTGAAGAATGTTTTCCTTCATGGTGATCTACATGAGGAAGTTTATATGCAGCCACCACCTGGTGTTGAGGTTCCACTGGGTCATGTCTGTCGCCTTCCAAAAGCTCTTTATGGGCTCAAGCAAGCCCCTCATGCTTGGTTTGAGCGGTTCAGTTCTGTGGTTCAAACTACTGGCTTTTCTCCTAGTGAGCATGACCCTGCACTCTTCATTCATACATCTGAGCGTGGTCGTACGCTTCTTTTGCTCTATGTAGATGACATGTTGATCACTGGAGATGATTTGGCATATTGACAGCCTAACCCCCTTAGCACTTTGAAAATAAGAACCAACTATATCATTCAACCTGACACTGGCACTCCCATTTCTGAGAACTTGATTAGTCCACATACACCATTTTTCATTACATCCTCTTAGCTTCAGACAAGAGAGGAGAAAATCCCTGTTAACCTTATTATAAGCTTTTTTGAAATCAAGCTTAAGAATCACACCAATCTCCTTTTTAACATGTGTATGGTGCAGAATCTCATGCATTTGAGAGGCTGGAAACCTGACATTTTCTAAGCTACAACCTTTTCAACTTAACACCAATTACCTATAGACCAACGCACGATAACCTTTTGACGTAATATTACGATGGTACTTTATGGTGCTCTTGATGTCTTTTGAATAAGGTAGATCTCCATCGTGGCACCTCACCCATTCCTCCACGCTCCCCTAGGTCAGCGTATATGTAGAATGTAAGAGCAGAGATAAACAGGACatgaaaataacaaaataagGAAAACGAGAGGTGTAAATTAGTAATTTACCTTCTTGATCCCAAGGGTTGCACGTGTGATGTTGTTGTTAGCCCAAAAATATAGCAGGTAGTTGCAAACAAAATGATAAACCATGtatatttttaatatataataCTGTAGATAGATATTAAAATAGCATATATATCTCATACTCTGAGAACACCAGAAAACCTAGCAGCTTATGATTTTTTCCTATTTTAATATCTACCATCtattatatatataaagaaaatacatggtttatgaaaaaaaaaaagaaatccaaAACGTGTCTCACTATGTTACTTTTAGTTTACACGGACGCATATAAACACTCACCACACTCAATCCAATCCATGACTTCCTCACTAAATCTAGAGTGAAGGTCAGCTCGATTAAATTCAGTTATCCTATATCCCAAAACCAAGGGGCAAACAGTTTACCATGGAACACGTATGCATGTGAAGGTGTGGCACATTGGCGCTCAACCCAAGAATCGAGTCTGGGTGCACCACGCCAAGCCTTACCGATGAGTCCGGGTTCAATCGTGTCTACGCAAATAAAGGCTTGTCATGATCATCTAGTACTCCCAGTTGCTCATTTTTTATGAGTCGGAGAGAGCAGTGATTATCGAACGCAATTAACATCTTGTGCTCTCTCCGATTTGCTTTTCGTTTTAGCCGAGCCATCTTTTTGGAATCCAGTGCCAGAACATGTCAATTGAAGGTGTTTGAAGGCTAGATTTTTTCATGTGTGAGAGACAACAGTCTTTGCTCTGCTTTACTCCAATCCTGGGTCAATGATCTTTGTGTTTGTCAGATTTCCTTTTTAGCCTTGGTAAGATGGACACTCATGTATCCTGACCATTAAGGATGTTTGCCAATTCCCTTAACCCTGAACCAAGCGGCGTACATTCGATTCATTTTAGTTCGATCTTAAGCAATTGAGTTGATTAAGATGGACGTACTTGGCAATCCAGAGGGGGACGAGGTGGTTGGTGTTTCAGTACTCCAGCAGGTTCCTCCTTGAGGATCTTTCTTTCCGTTGTGCCATCGTTTGGTCTGGGAGACACATAAATGCACTTTTTATACAGAATATGTGGCTTGGAAACTTCTTGAAGAAGCTGCAATGAAACATCATTTCTTGTTTCGGTAATAGCAAGATAACGGATAAACCAGAATCACAAATCCGTTAATTATATGATAATATGATACAAGAGGCACAACGGCTACTGGCATGCTCGATACATGATTTTTATTTGGAATATATCAATACATACACAAATTTAGAAGGAGGAAGTTCAGTTAGTTGTATCCTTACTCCGTTGAACTTATCCATAGACTGTGCACAGAGCGCATTCTTGGGGTTGGCAAAGTCTTCCCCTTGGCAGTGCCCTATGATCGTCTTAAGATCGATCACATAACATACAAGCACATGGACTATTAATTAGTTGACTTCATATATGTGAGAGATTAGGTGAATAGGTGATTGATCAAGAGTTAAGTTGAACATAACTAATCACCTCATACAGTTGATCTGAAATTATTCCCATTCCATGAAGAAAAGGCACTCTCGATTCAGTATCAATGCGTTCACCTGTACCCGGGTTACCTACCAGGTAGCCCTGATCATCTTAATTTATCATTACACAAACTGTAGCATCAATACTTACGACAGAATGGATATTGTTCGACTGTTGATTACCTTCAGATTAATTGCCGGCCTCAGTCCTGCTTCAATATCTGAAAAtagcactagtgttttggATACTTGAAGTATGAACTATTATCTACCTTCCCAAAGTACTGATATATCCAATCTACTCCAGCTGTTCATAATTAATTGGTGCTCCATGTTCTAGcagaacttttgcaaaaaaacccTATAGTTTTTCGAAATCAACGTGCAGTACACGttcaattgaagatgtgtacatgcatgttgatttcgtaaattagtagggtttttttttataaaatcgCCGGCGCCTATTAATCGTGAACGTAGGGAGTAATAAACGTTACCGTAGGAGTAATGTATACCTTCTGAGATCTTCCGCGTGAGGATTGGAACGATCTTTCCACGGTAGGAGTCTCCACCAACATAGAAAGGATTAGCAAGGAAATCTTGATGCTCAGAGGACCACTGATCCAACCCAATAGATGAACACAAAAGTATTAATAACCAACCATCAAGCAATGAGTGATACGCATCCACGTTCTCCCGATCTCAGCAAGAAGAGCAATAGGAGATTACCTTGGTGATGAATTTTCTGAGCTGGAGAGAAGCAGACACATCTCCAACATCATATCCTTTGTGTTTCTTGGAGAAGGAGAACCCGGAGCCGACCGGCGAGTCGACGAACAGGACACTCGCGGCCTTCGTCCAGGAGTAGGGATGGTAGCGTAGCCATGGCAAGGTCCCGTCGTAGGGCTCGGCGACGAATTTCAACGGGCCTGGAAAAGGCAATCCATCTTATTGCTGTTTTGCCTTTTCTGAGACAGCTAGTCCTGAGGCAATTTTACTGACCTATCTCGAAAAATAGAGCGCTGAGCATGGTGCagcggtcgccgccggtgagccaGAGGATGACCGGGTCGCAACGCGGGTCGCCCTCCGACTCGATGAAGCAGTAGAACAGCTCCGAACCGTTCTCCTCGTCCACGGTGACATACCTGCAGCCAAGGATCAGTTAAAAAGGAGCTGACAATGAAACGAATGCACTTGCGATGTACTAAGTGTCAATTACCCGGTCTCGAGGCGGAAAGGGAGGGCACCATCGAAGCCTGGGAGGCTGGAGACCAGCGTCAGAGCAGCCTGATGATCATCATGTTTGTAGCATTTAAGAGCATACTTCGGAGTTTATTTGGCATAAAAATTAAGCTTTATTGATCAGATTTCTTATTTAGAGAGTACTAGTACTTGCAAATACATTGTATGACCTACTTTACAGCCTGGGGCTCACATTTGCAGGATGGGTGCGATAAGGCACCATATTTCTTCTCCAAGGCTTACTTGTGCTTCATCGCCAAGTTCTATAACTGCTCTTGGACCTGCTTGCGACAATTACAGAGAAGAGAGGgagcaaaacaaaagaaagtcATATCAGCCAGGGatcaacttgagaagaaaatacaGAAGTTTGAGGACAGGAGTAAAAAAATCTCACCTGCCCCCAAAAACACACAGGGTTGTGACACCAAAAGGGAGGACGACGGGGGAGAGAAGAAGGGCAtcacgggggggggggggggggggggaagagGGCCAGAGACGGAAGAACACGTCGAGGtcagaggagaaggaaggaatGAAGAGGCAACACCGCTGATCTGCAAAATCGCTCGCGATCTTTGCTGAAGCTCTACGGCGTGACAACAACTCTGACCCATTCTTCAACCTCGTTTCACTACAACAAGCTTATTCTATCGATTAGCTGCAGTAATCTGTCCCTTCCTTTGTTCATGTGCTTGGTGATGAAGTCTACATCTCTACCCAATTCTTACTTGTTGCTGTAATCTCACTCTATTTACGGTTCAGATTAGTAGAACTAATTAGTCTATCTACTGTTAgtgtttttatttgcaaaaatcTGAGATCCACCCAATCCTTTGTAGTTAGTTAATCTTGTTGTCGAGTATTCAGTTTGTTTTGCATTAGAAATCAGTGGATCCTTTGCTTTGTGCTGTGATCTTTCTGCCtgagcaaaaacaaaaaaaaatcagttacTGTTCACTAGATTTTAGAGTTTAACTAGTGTTTTTAATCTGTCCCATTCTAGTTACTTTTCTCCTATCCAATACTTAGATTTTTGCTTGAGATCTTTGTTGAATCTTGCTTTTAGTTTTGCTGTTCTCATAAACAAAATcaccaaaaaaatattttctctttGTCATCTTAAGTTTCAGAATCTCTGACCCATTCTTGCCAAACTTGCTTGTGTGAATCGGTACTCTGTTTCAGTTTAGAGGCATTTGAATTTGGGCACCAAAAATCATTCTCTTTTGATCTAGCTGTAAAAAACTGCTAAGAACTTGTAATTTGGTCCCAGTGAAAAAACGACAACCCTATACTTTCAGTGGATCACAGCCGCCTGGACGGAGAAGAAAAAGCAGGGGAGGAAGACTGAGCCGTAGAAAAAGCATCAGTTCCATGATTTTCCCCGTTGAATATTTTGCCAAGCTCCAATGTTGAGGTCGTCTGATATGCACCTCAAAGGTAGAAAAAGCATCAGTTCCATGATTTTCCCCGTTGAATATTTTGCTAAGCTCCAATGTTGAGGTCGTCTGATATGCACCTCAAAGGATAAGAGGGTCAGCTGAGCTACATCACGGATCAGATAAAAGAAATGGGACGACGTGATTCATTGCGGTGCAGCACGAAGTTAATGTCTAGTCTAGTTTAGTGTGTCTTCGTGCTGCACGCCAGCACGTGAACCTCAAACAATCGTAAATAATACATGCCGCGCCCCGCGCGCGtgggtgttctttttttaacGCTGTTTTCTGATTTTCTGAGATAAAGGATGATAGAATTTTTGAAGCTGGAGAGATGCTGACGCGTGGGAAGGACGAAGGCAAgtctgtatttttttcttcttctgattaGGCCGTCCCATTTCTGATTATGTACTGTTTTAGGTATTTAAATCTATTATCTGAATTTGCTAGCGCACaggtgccttttttttttgaaaatcaGTTGAACCGATCATGCTTTAAGATCTGTGAAAATTTGGTcgcctttcttttttttttctttttgtgtcgagcctcttttctttctgttatcTCTTTCCAGAGGGCTCGGCCGACGCCTCGACCTCGTGTTCTGGAAATGAGGGGTTCCAGCCTCCCACCTCGTTCGAGTCGCCTTCTGGTTCTCTCGCGTGGGCGCAGCTGACGCTTCCTACAACCGCCCTGGTCTGACGTGGCGGCGAAGTCCGCCTCGTTGTCCTCGACGTCGCCATCCTTCTCCGTCGTGTGTGGGGGCTGGGCGAGGGCGCGCGGGTGCCACAGAGGCACGCGCTGGTGTGCGTCGGTGAGGAGGACGGGTCCGTAGAGGCGGGGTGGGTCATTTTGCATCTAGGCATCGTGTTGTGGTTAGCTTTGTCTACTTGAGATTCTGCCGCtcatttttgctaattttgaTGTGTCTAGGCGAAGTCAAGGAGGGCAAGGCATCTTTATTCACTTCGGCATCTGCTTGTGCGATGAGTGCTTCGTTTATACCCTGACCGAAATGGTTGTATACTGTTGATCTGGAATGATCGCTTCATAGAATTGGTACTTGAGGAATTTATACGTACTCAAAGTACTTAAGTAAATATTTAAGAAATAGTGGTATTGGAATACAATATTAACATACTAGAAAGATCATCTAGATACAATACCAATCCGAAAAACCTATGGTGATTGTCAGGTTACAGCCCGAAGGAAATGTACAAACGTAATTAAATTGTATATTTAATTATGATGCATGACTCACACATGCGTGTCATGAGACGTCACAGATAAGTGTCCGGTTAAAAGTTAATTATATTATGGTTATTGATTATAACTGGACTCAAACAATAACAAGTTTGTTTAAACATGAAATCTTATCTGCATATAGATCAGGACTCTGGAAATAGCAGTATATATAAGAGATTTCAACCCTAGCCTCAAAAGCATTGTAAGCGGCACCACCGGTAAGGCAGAGGAATAGAGATAGGTCGCAACCCTGGATTTCTTACATTTCAGTGGGCCAAGAGAAGGACATATGCTTCTtttatctataccaatatattaaattggagttggtggtgatggtacagtcgcggtacgtcacttcaccAAAATTATGAATCTGACATCGCTGTCACCacttgatatggacatgctaaccatggatacgacctttgataccctcaattctataatatttgacaagatttataatcaggtgaattcaagtagtaattgttttcattgtcatacttatgaagaggcggagctactactatcttgtctcgtttcattacgtaggcatcttgtcgagcttttcaagtccaaggtcaaaaTGAGATAcggtggaggcgaacgggagggccaacaagaatcaagcattcatatagctgagagggaaggatttcaagtgtacttaccaacaaatcaaacggcacatgattcggagcttgctagagaaagatatcacgaattaaagttgaatccgattcgggtccgagctgccaggagatccgaatttgttttaatcacccaggccgcatccggagttcaaatcaagcaaacaagtacttgttggaaaggtaattataagacctttccaacggatctggccccatcaagagattcgactcgtgctgaccgtgacggacaaaacaagctgacggatctgtttttctgtttcctaaagagttgtagtttgttaggaaagttagagatagagttggatttcggactccttattcaaggtggacgaaaatatctctctctcctcctttatataccccatgagcccccctaaggagccttgggttttgtttagttaaaagttagccatcgctactacttcgtgtaatcgcgtgtgtcggttaaaccacctgttttaccgctttcggaaccccaacttatcgtctcgttgagactttggtttgatatagtatattcgcaattttagattgcatccgctatttatcttgttcttgcttgttcttcgattgcttgcaggaacaaagaccttcgtggtcaggttgatcgtgcccccgcgtgatcaataaccctttggagttggtgtatcgattgctaaggcgctgcctcctaggccgtagtcggatcgtcaacgtcacctcctacccaaatcgagagttaccaatctcatcgaaagatcgggccacccgcacccgtatcacgtggtatcagagcttaaggttgctcggtgagatttttccagtttatccatagtttagatctgtttttacctatcgtccagaaaaagccaaacaaaaattagaattaggtACCTTGTCCTacaaccaatctgagccttgcaattttcacattagtatttgcattgttgaatctttgctgcattaatcgtgtcgagttgctgg carries:
- the LOC100834528 gene encoding serine carboxypeptidase-like 19; this translates as MVPYRTHPANAALTLVSSLPGFDGALPFRLETGYVTVDEENGSELFYCFIESEGDPRCDPVILWLTGGDRCTMLSALFFEIGPLKFVAEPYDGTLPWLRYHPYSWTKAASVLFVDSPVGSGFSFSKKHKGYDVGDVSASLQLRKFITKWSSEHQDFLANPFYVGGDSYRGKIVPILTRKISEDIEAGLRPAINLKGYLVGNPGTGERIDTESRVPFLHGMGIISDQLYETIIGHCQGEDFANPKNALCAQSMDKFNGLLQEVSKPHILYKKCIYVSPRPNDGTTERKILKEEPAGVLKHQPPRPPLDCQGSVEEWVRCHDGDLPYSKDIKSTIKYHRNITSKGYRALVYR